The window TGAAGCGGTTGAACACCTGAGGCAGTACGCCGAAAACGAGTACGCTCATGAATGGTGCACCGGCAGCCTTCATGGCTTCCACGGGCTTGAGGGATATTTCTTCAATGGCTTCGCAGAAGAGTTTTCCGATGAAGCCGATGGAAAGGAATATCAGGGTCAAAATACCTGCCAGAGGACCAAAGCCTACAGCTTTAACAAACAGGATGGCGAAGATGACCGGGTGAAACGAACGGCAGATCGCAATGAGCGTTCTGGCCGGCCAGGTCATCCATTCAGGCATCAGGTTGCGCGCTCCGCAAAGCCCTATGGGCAGCGAGGCCGCAATGCCGAAAGCAGAGGCAATGACTGCAATCTCAACGGTTTCAATCAGGTTGCTGACCAGCAACCGCCAGCGGTCAAAGTTGGGCGGAACCATTTCGCCCAGAAACTTTGCGCCGTTCGCCAAACCTTCGATAAACCGTGCCCAGGTGAAATCAAGGGAGCTACCGGCGTACACACAGTATGCCAGCACTCCGAGCCACCCCAGCCTTGCCAGCCAGTTGGGCTTGAAAGGCGTTCTGGTTTCGGTTCGGGTTGTCATGCCAGCCAATCCTCCCCGCCGTAAATCTCCTTGAGATGATCGGTGGTCAGTTCCGCGGGGGTGCCGTCAAAGACGATGTGGCCCTTGGACATGCCGATGATTCTGTCACAGAAGCGCTGGGCAAGGTTTACGTCATGGATGTTGATGAGAACGGGGATGTGCTGGGTGCTGGAAACCTGCTTCAGGAGTTCCATGATTTCCACAGAGGTCTTGGGGTCGAGCGAGCTGGTGGGCTCATCCGCCATGATGATGTCAGGGCTCTGCATCATTGCGCGGGCAATGCCCACACGCTGGCGCTGACCACCGGAAAGGCTGTCTGCGCGTTGGGTGGCAAAGTCTCCCAGACCGACCTGGTCGATGAGTTCGAAGGCGCGGTTGATGTCTGCCTGAGGGAACTTGCGCAGCCATGCGCGCCATGAGGGAATGTAGCCCAGCCTGCCGCAAAGCACGTTTTCGATCACGGACAGGCGTTCAACAAGGTTGAACTCCTGAAACACCATGCCGATATGACGACGTGCAAGGCGCAGACTGGTGCCGTTAAGAGACGTGATGTCCTTGCCGGCAACGGTGATGCGTCCGCTGGTGGGTTCGATGAGACGGTTGATGCAGCGGAGCAGGGTGCTTTTGCCCGTACCGGAGGGACCAATGATCCCTACAGTCGTTTCCCCATGCACTTCAAAGGTCAATCCCTTAAGAATGAGGTTGCCCTTGGTGTAAGCCTTTTCCAGATTTTCCACAAAAAGGGAACGGGGGCTGGCCCCGTTCCCGTTATGGTTCTTGTTTATTGCGTGAGACACTATTTCTCCAATACCCGATTATTACTTCTTTGCTTTGGCGGCTTCTTTTTCAGCCATCTGCTTCAGGCCTTCAGCATTGTAGCTGGTGCCGGTGGCTTCAGCGATGTCACGAATAACCTGCCAGTCCTTCTGGAAGGTGATGGGGTAGAAGCGGTCGGCACCCTTGAAGGTTTCCTGCATGGTGGCGGGGAAACGGTAGGAACGGAAAGCTTCTTCGATCTTTTCGGCCAGAGGTGCACAAAGCTGGTTGGAGTAACCGAAGGAAGAAGTGGGGAACTTGGGGCTGCGGTAGATGATGCGCAGGTCGTCGCCATTGATGCGGCCGGCGGCAACCATACGGTCGTATACGTCGGAGGCAACGGGGGCGGCATCGTAGTCGCCATGAGCTACGCCCATGACGGACTGGTCATGCTTGCCGGAATACACAACGGTGTAGTCCTGATCGGGAACGATGCCCAGCTTGGGGAAGAGTGCGCGGGGCGCAAGGTTGCCGGAGTTGGAAGAAGCGGAGGTGTGGGCCACTTTCTTACCCTTCAGGTCTTCCATGGTCTTGATGGGGCTGTCCTTCTTGGTGACAACGATCAGGTTGTAGCCCTGCATGTCGTCGGCATAGCCCTTGACGGCGATCGGAACGTAACCGGCGAGGTTAACGGCGAAGCCGGTGGGGCCGGTGGAGAAGCCTGCAATGTGCAGACGGCCGGAACGCATGGCTTCCACTTCGGCAGCGTTGGACTGCACGGTGTAGTAAATAACGCGCTTGCCGGTAGCCTTTTCAAGGTATGCCTGGAAGTCGGCAAAGGCATCCTTGTAAACGGCGGGATCTTCAACGGGGGTGTAGGTGAACACCAGCGTGCTGGGATCCTTGCACATGTTTGCAGGGGCGAGGTCGGCAACAAGGTCGCCGTTGGCATCGCAGTACATGGAATCGAGCTGGCCACGGTTCGGGCAGTCATCAGCAAAAGCAGGAATGGCGGTCAGAGCGAACGCCAACACCAGGAACAGTAAACACCTCTTCAACATAAGCTGACTCCTCAAATTGGGTTTGATTGCGTCCGGCAAGACAGCCGGACTGTGCGCGAGCTCGCTCAATCTATAAATCATACCCCAACATGAGCGAGCTTTCACGTTAATCTACGGTACTTGTAACATAATCGAAGCGGTTATGGTCACGTCTTATGAAAAACTTTTTCAATATTTTCGCAAAAGATGATTATGTTTTCGAATGTGAACATATTCGTGTTGTGGCGAAGGTGTGGAGTTTGTTTGTGTATAGTAGTAAAATAGTTTGGTTTATTTTCCTTTGTGTTGCAGGTGTGGTGCGTGTGGAGGGGTGTTGGGTTGTGTTGCAACGCAAGTAGCATATGTAGAAAAGTGAAAACGGATCAGGCTGAGTGAAGGCGTTTTTGGGTCATGTACGGTTATTTCGACGACGCTTGTCACTGGAAGGGGTGGTGAAAATGTAGAGAAGGGGCCGGTTAGTACACCATACTGCGACAAGGCGGTAAGACGGTGTGCCTTTGCTTTGAACACCTTGTTTTTGCGAGTCTTTTGAGAAGTGCTTCCGGCGGGGCTGGATCAACCATTTGCAGGTTCAGTGGAGAGTGGGCGTTGCGGAGGGCTCTCAATGGGTAAGCCAGCACCTCAAGGGGAGGCATCTGCCGATGCCAACGTAATCGTCAGTTCATGTTTCGGTTTTTCAGTAATGACGGTTTGGGCAAGGAATTCAGGCGCGCTCCTCCATGAGGATTTCGACAATGTTTTTTCCTGCCTCGCGTTTGTATGAAAGGTGCCTCGCAAGGCGGCGGATGAGCATGATGCCCAGACCTCCGACCATTCTGTCTTCCATGGGCGACGTTGTATCCGGTTCTTCCGCTTCGAGAAGATTGAACGGCTTACCCCGGTCTTCAATGCGGATGCGGATTTCTCCTGACGTGGCCTTGAGTTCAACGAAGACAGGCCCGCCGCCTTCTCCGTAAGCATGATGGAAGATGTTCGTGAGAATCTCTTCCAGAACGAGTTGCAGGTTGAGTATTCCTTTTGGGGAAAAGCCTGCAGCTTCGGCTTCGTGCGATGCGGCTTCCTGAAATACCCGCAGACTCTCGATTACTGCCGGCAGCTCTATGGATAGCATGGTTCAGTCTCCAAGGTGCGCCAGTGCGTCCTGTCGCGTTTCCAGAACGGTAAACATGGTGCTGAAGCCGGATACGTCGAACACGTCCTTGACCATGCCGCCAAGCCCGAACAGGGCCAGAGCACCCGACTTGCCTGCAACCATCTTTCCGCCCATGAGGATGCTGCGTAGTCCTGCGCTGGAGATGTATTCAAGACCGGAAAAATCAACGGCAATTTTCACGGTTCCCTCACGCAGCAGGGCGTCGATGGCTGCCTGGTATTCTCCTGCGTTTACTGCGTCCATCCTGCCTTGCAGATTGATGACTGCAAGCCCGTTTTCGATGATTGTGGATATGTTCATGGTTCCTCTCTTTATGATTTGCCGGATGTTTTTGTTCGTCCGTGCCAATGCAGGGCCAGAAGTGTGATGTCGTCGGACTGAGGACATTCCTGTGCATGAGCATGCAGGGCCACGGAAATGTGTTCAGTAAGAGCCTGAGCGGACATGCCCTTGTATTCGGACGCTGCCACGCGCAGACGATCCGCCGAGTACAGCTCGCCGTCTGGCGACATGGCCTCCGTCACGCCGTCGGTATAGAGCAGGAGCCTGTCGTCCGGGGCCAGTGTCATTTGGCGGCACTGGTATGGGGCACCGGACATGGCGCCAAGCACCAGACCGGGCGGCATGTCCAGGGCGGTGACGGGAGCGCCTGCCCGCAGAAGGAGCGGAGCGTCGTGCCCCGCGTTGGAGTAAGTGAACTCACCTGTTTGCAGGTTCAGCAGGCCGCAGAACAGCGTGACGAACATGCAGTTGTCGTTGTCTGAGGCCAGTTCCTCGTTGACGCGTTGCAGGATCGCAGCGGGGTCACGCTCGTGTTCCGCAATGCCCTTCATGAGGGTCTTGGTGACGGCCATGAACAGGGCGGCAGGTACTCCCTTGTCGGAGACGTCGCCAACGGACACAAACAGGAACCGGTCGTCGAGGAGGAAAAAGTCGTACAGGTCGCCGCCGACCTCGCGCGCGGGCGTCAGGGTGGCGAAAATGTCAAATTCCTCTCTGTCCGGGAAGGGAGGAAACCGTTTGGGCAGGAAGCTCATCTGGATGTTGCGGGCGATCTTGAGTTCGCTTTCGATCCGCTCCTTGGCTGCCGTGGTATTGGTGAGGTCGGCTATGTAATCCTTGAGTGCCGTGCGCATTTCGTCGAAGGAGGTCGTGAGTCTGCCTATTTCATCCATGCGTGCGGCAGGCGGCAGTGCTATGTCCAAATGGCCTTGTGCGATTTCAACAGCGTTGCCGGAAAGTATGCGCAACGGGCGCGTAGCGTTATGCGCTACTACCCACACCAGAACGGAGATGCCTAAAATGCCTGCAAGCGCCAGAGCGGCAACGGTAACGCTCTGGCTCTGGAGGCTGCTGAACAGTTCATCCTGCGGAATGACAAGTCCGAGGCTCCACCCGACAGTTTTGAGCGGGGTATAGATGACCTCAACAGGCTTCTGGAGGTTGGGAACTACGAGGGGCATGACGCCTGTCTTGCCTTCCGTCATCCTGTATCCCAGCGTGGTGAGCTGAGGGATGTCGGTCTCGACAGCCAGTTCGTAAATGGACTGGTCCGCTTTCATGATGAGCCGCTTGTCCGGATGGACCACGAAGAAGCCGTTCTGGGTGAGGATGAAGGCGTGCCCGCTTTCATAAATATGAATATCGCTGACGAGCTTTTGCAGCCAGTCAATGGCGATGTCCGCGGTGATGACGGCATAGAACTCCTTCCTGCCGTTGCGCTCGCGGTAAACGGGGACGGAAAAGGTCGTCATCATGACGTTGCCTCCGCCCTCGTCAAAATAGGGCTCGCTCCAGATGGCCTTGCCTGCCTGACGTGGGAGCCTGAACCAATCCTGATACCAGTACTGGTAGTTGTCGTTGGCGAGTTGCACCATGCGGAGTCCGTCTGTGCTACGGTAGCAGTATGGAGCATAGTACTTGCCTGCAGCCGGTACGGCATTCGGGGCGAAGGCTATTGTCGAACCATAGATGTCGGGGGTTGAGGCGACAAACTCCCTGAGTAAGGTTTCGACCTCTTCCGAAGTCATGTCCTGATCAACCAGCCTGACGGCAAGAAAGCGCGGAACCTGTTCGACCCGCTGCAGCACGCGTTCGATTCTGCCTACGGTGCCGGTGGCGAGGTTGAAAGCATTCTCCCGGGTGAGCTCAAGAATGGAGCGCTCTGTGCGGATGTAATTGTAGCCGAACGTACATAGAAAAACCGTCCCCGTTGTAATGAGGATGTATAGCGTCAGGCGCGCTGTGAAGCTCATGCGGGACACGGCTGCTCCTTGGTACTTGGGCGGTGTGGAAGCCGAAAGTGTTTTCCGGCGACGGGGGGCCTGTAGATATCCATACAATTTTTCAAGCGATCCGTCGATACGGTACGTTGTTCATGTTATCTATCGCATGAATGCTCTCTTTCTTGTCTTAAACATGCGGGTTGCCGGTGCTGTAATAAGCAGGAGAATTACAATCAATTCTTGAGTTGCCGCCCAAGCTCACGTAAGCATTATGGAAAAAAGCAGGTTATGTCATGCATGGACCCGATAGACCCGTTTCGTTGCGGCTGCATGCCCATGCCGGTCTGATTCCCCTTCTACAGGCTGTCGTCGAACAGGGGGCCGGCGCATTCGGTTTGGAATACGACAAGACTCTCAGGCTGACCATGGCAGCTGAGGAGTTGTTGTCTCATCTGGTGGAAACGGCTCCCGGAACCGAAATCAACCTTACGTTGGAACCCGGGGGCTGGTGCGTGCGGGCTGACATGGCGTTTGTGTCGGACCCTTCGGAGCTTTGGGCCATGAATCTGGTTGCCGGAGAAGACGTGGGAGGCGACAGGGATATGGCCCGGCTGGGGCTCCTGCTGGCTTCGCGTATGGTGGATGATTTTACCGTACGTCTTGAAGGCAGGGTCGTTCATCTGGCGCTGCATCAGAACCGCAATTATCCCGTTATTGAGGCGGGGCAGGGAAGACGCGTTCCGGCCAGAGGAACAGTAACCGTGGTGGAAAACCCGGAACCGGCCCTCATAAAGGAGGCCTGTGCTCGGGCCTGCGGTCTGTATCCTTTGCATTCGGTGCACCCTGCCTTCTCAACCCCCGGCAAGGTGGTGGACATGGCGGCGCGTGGCGATCTGGTCACGGTAGTGGCTGTGGACGAGACCAGTGCGCCTGTGGGCTTGCTGTGCCGCCGCAGTCCTTCAGAAAAAAGCGTTGCTTTCTACGGCCCATACTTATTGGCCGAGGGAGGGAGCGTTGCCGAAGTGCTGGAGGACCATCTTCTGCATTCCGTGGCTCGCACCGGTGCGGTGGGCCTGTTCAGTGACTTGGCCACGGATGACCTGACAATCCGTAATTATGAGTCGCTGGGGCGGCTTCACTATCTTGGCCCAGACGGGGAAATGGCGGAGCGCGATGTCTGGTACCGGCATCTTCGTGAAGATATGGGGACGACTGTCTGGGCGCATCCACGCATGGTACCTTTCATTGAGGAAGCCTGCGAACGGCTTGTTCTCATGCGCGATGTACGGCAGACCGACGGCGTTGGTGAAACCCTTCCCGCACGGTCCGTGTTTTCTTCAAGGCTGCGCCCTGATCTGCACGAGGCTACGCTTACCCCCATGGTGACAGGGGCCGACGTTGCGGAAGCCGTGGCCCGGCATGTTGAGGTGTTGCGGCGTGAGGACTATCGCATCATATCTTTCCGGCTGGATCTGGCTTACGGCCGTGAGGCTGCAGTGGGCGGTGCGCTGATGGACAACGGTTTCGTCCCCAGACTGTTGCTCCCCTATGCAGGAAAATCAGACGTGGTGGTGTTCCAGCATGTCGCGTCCTGATTTCCGGCAACTTGTCCCGGCATACGTCCAGTCCTTCGAGGCGTACTACCCGAGCAGGCCTGATCCCGAGCTCATGCGGATGTACGGCGTGGACCACCTGCACAGGCTGAACAACAACGAAAACGCGATGGGGCCACCGCCGGAAGTGCATGAAATCGTTTCCGGATTTCCGCCGGATAACGTTCCGGTGTATCCCAATGGCGACAGTTTCTACCTGCGGCTCAAGCTTGCCGAGAAGTTCGGCAAGAGCGATGACCAGTTCCTTGTGGGCAACGGTTCCTGCGAAGTTATAAGCAGCGTCATCAAGGCCTTCTGCGAAGAAGGGGACAACATTGTCACGGCGGACAAGACCTTTGCCGTGTATGAGTGGGTGGCGGAATTTTCCGGCATCCGCGCGCAACTCATCCCGTTGAAGGATAACGGGTTCGACCCCGAAGGCATGCTTGCCGCCATGGATGAACGCACCAAGATTCTGTTCGTCTGCAATCCCAACAATCCCACGGGCACCTACTGGAGCAGGGAAACCATGATCCGTTTTCTGGACGCGGTGAACGGGCGTGCCGTGGTGGTCATGGACGAAGCCTATTTCGAATACGTGGAGCGGGATGATTATCCCGACGGTATGGAGTTGCTGGAGACCTATCCCAACCTCATCGTATTCCGTACCTTCTCCAAGATGTATGCGTTGGCGGCGCTGCGGATCGGCTATTTGTGCGGTTCGCCTGAAATTGTGGACGTGGTGCGGCGTACTCACGTTGTCTATTCCGTTAACACGCTTGCCCAGAGGGCCGCTGCGGCTGCGCTTTCCAATGACGGTTCATTCATTCAGGCCACGAGGCAGACAGTGCGCGAGGCGAAGGAATTGCTTTGCCCGATGTTTGACGAGTT is drawn from Desulfovibrio mangrovi and contains these coding sequences:
- the phnC gene encoding phosphonate ABC transporter ATP-binding protein — its product is MSHAINKNHNGNGASPRSLFVENLEKAYTKGNLILKGLTFEVHGETTVGIIGPSGTGKSTLLRCINRLIEPTSGRITVAGKDITSLNGTSLRLARRHIGMVFQEFNLVERLSVIENVLCGRLGYIPSWRAWLRKFPQADINRAFELIDQVGLGDFATQRADSLSGGQRQRVGIARAMMQSPDIIMADEPTSSLDPKTSVEIMELLKQVSSTQHIPVLINIHDVNLAQRFCDRIIGMSKGHIVFDGTPAELTTDHLKEIYGGEDWLA
- the hisC gene encoding histidinol-phosphate transaminase; this encodes MSRPDFRQLVPAYVQSFEAYYPSRPDPELMRMYGVDHLHRLNNNENAMGPPPEVHEIVSGFPPDNVPVYPNGDSFYLRLKLAEKFGKSDDQFLVGNGSCEVISSVIKAFCEEGDNIVTADKTFAVYEWVAEFSGIRAQLIPLKDNGFDPEGMLAAMDERTKILFVCNPNNPTGTYWSRETMIRFLDAVNGRAVVVMDEAYFEYVERDDYPDGMELLETYPNLIVFRTFSKMYALAALRIGYLCGSPEIVDVVRRTHVVYSVNTLAQRAAAAALSNDGSFIQATRQTVREAKELLCPMFDELGLEYLCNEGNYAMVKVPMSDTLMYRKLMKKGVMVRTMTGFRFPNWIRVSLVGRPVMEDFCQAFREVLGHGR
- the phnE gene encoding phosphonate ABC transporter, permease protein PhnE, producing MTTRTETRTPFKPNWLARLGWLGVLAYCVYAGSSLDFTWARFIEGLANGAKFLGEMVPPNFDRWRLLVSNLIETVEIAVIASAFGIAASLPIGLCGARNLMPEWMTWPARTLIAICRSFHPVIFAILFVKAVGFGPLAGILTLIFLSIGFIGKLFCEAIEEISLKPVEAMKAAGAPFMSVLVFGVLPQVFNRFIGFATYQFDANLRNSTMVGIVGAGGIGGTLFAAFQRFDYDFLAAILIAIIALIMVSEYISLKIKAIFND
- the phnD gene encoding phosphate/phosphite/phosphonate ABC transporter substrate-binding protein; its protein translation is MLKRCLLFLVLAFALTAIPAFADDCPNRGQLDSMYCDANGDLVADLAPANMCKDPSTLVFTYTPVEDPAVYKDAFADFQAYLEKATGKRVIYYTVQSNAAEVEAMRSGRLHIAGFSTGPTGFAVNLAGYVPIAVKGYADDMQGYNLIVVTKKDSPIKTMEDLKGKKVAHTSASSNSGNLAPRALFPKLGIVPDQDYTVVYSGKHDQSVMGVAHGDYDAAPVASDVYDRMVAAGRINGDDLRIIYRSPKFPTSSFGYSNQLCAPLAEKIEEAFRSYRFPATMQETFKGADRFYPITFQKDWQVIRDIAEATGTSYNAEGLKQMAEKEAAKAKK
- a CDS encoding ATP-binding protein, which produces MLSIELPAVIESLRVFQEAASHEAEAAGFSPKGILNLQLVLEEILTNIFHHAYGEGGGPVFVELKATSGEIRIRIEDRGKPFNLLEAEEPDTTSPMEDRMVGGLGIMLIRRLARHLSYKREAGKNIVEILMEERA
- a CDS encoding STAS domain-containing protein; protein product: MNISTIIENGLAVINLQGRMDAVNAGEYQAAIDALLREGTVKIAVDFSGLEYISSAGLRSILMGGKMVAGKSGALALFGLGGMVKDVFDVSGFSTMFTVLETRQDALAHLGD
- a CDS encoding SpoIIE family protein phosphatase, with protein sequence MSFTARLTLYILITTGTVFLCTFGYNYIRTERSILELTRENAFNLATGTVGRIERVLQRVEQVPRFLAVRLVDQDMTSEEVETLLREFVASTPDIYGSTIAFAPNAVPAAGKYYAPYCYRSTDGLRMVQLANDNYQYWYQDWFRLPRQAGKAIWSEPYFDEGGGNVMMTTFSVPVYRERNGRKEFYAVITADIAIDWLQKLVSDIHIYESGHAFILTQNGFFVVHPDKRLIMKADQSIYELAVETDIPQLTTLGYRMTEGKTGVMPLVVPNLQKPVEVIYTPLKTVGWSLGLVIPQDELFSSLQSQSVTVAALALAGILGISVLVWVVAHNATRPLRILSGNAVEIAQGHLDIALPPAARMDEIGRLTTSFDEMRTALKDYIADLTNTTAAKERIESELKIARNIQMSFLPKRFPPFPDREEFDIFATLTPAREVGGDLYDFFLLDDRFLFVSVGDVSDKGVPAALFMAVTKTLMKGIAEHERDPAAILQRVNEELASDNDNCMFVTLFCGLLNLQTGEFTYSNAGHDAPLLLRAGAPVTALDMPPGLVLGAMSGAPYQCRQMTLAPDDRLLLYTDGVTEAMSPDGELYSADRLRVAASEYKGMSAQALTEHISVALHAHAQECPQSDDITLLALHWHGRTKTSGKS